The region TAGGACACCATTTTTAGAAAAACCGTAACCCTAAGGAAATTTTTTGCATCTCAGGTAAAAGGATTTTTAGGGAATCACAATGATGATTATCATCGCCAATCAATACAGACGTTACTAAGAAACTACAAAGAAATGGGCTGCCGTATATCACCGAATATCCACTTCCTACATTCATTTATGGACTTCTTTCCTGAAAACTTCTAACACAATCATTACAATAACGTCAACACAGTACATGTATGAGTGATTAGCTATCATTCAAGATTACACTTAAGAGAAAATGTGTTAACAAATGCACAAGTCAGTTCAACCGGATTGCGTAATGTGTACGCAGGTGTTTAGCAAGCGTACCCTTTACACGAAACATTTTACCACATTCGTTACACCCATGCGGAGATTGTGTACTATGAGTTTCCAGGTGTCTAATTAACGTGGTTCCATGACGAAATCCCTTCCCACATTCCTTACAACTATGCGGTCTCACTTCACTATGAATGACCATGTGCATCCTAAGATTGTACTTTCGGCAAAATGTTTTACCACAATGGGTGCATCCATACGGACGGAGTTCAGTATGTGTGATAAGATGTTCCTTAAGCGTACCCTTCAACGGAAACCTCTTGCCGCACTCACGACAGACGTGCGGACGGTCTCCAGTATCTGTGACGTGTGCTAGGAAATTGCTCCTGTGGCGAAATCGTTTGCCACAATCGTTACAACGGAAGGGAAGTTCTCCACTATGAATGAGCAGGTGATCTTTAAGCGTGTCCTTCTTGCGAAACCTTTTACCACAATCTTTACAGAAATACAGACGGACTCCACTATGAGTAAGCATGTGTGCTTTGAGTGTGTCATTTACACGAAAACGTTCACCACATTCCCTGCAAAAGTATGGTCGTGCCCCAGTATGGATAAGGAGGTGTCTATTGAGTTGCCCCTTATCTGGAAACTTTTTCGCACACACGATACAAACATGTGTTGGTTCGTCAGTATGAGTGAGCAGGTGTTTTCGAAGATGAGATTTAATCGAAAACTTCCTACCGCATTCATTACAACAGAGCAACAACTCTCTAATAGGATGGTTTCGCCTTTCCCTAGGCCGGGGCAACATCAGCATATCATGTTCATTATGAGTTGGCAATTCGCACAACAGATCACTTCCTTTTTCCAATATCCTGCAGTTACTATCATAAACTGTATCCACTGGTACCCTAGAATAAAGAAAACTAAAAACTAatacttttttaagaagacaagGTCATATAGGGCATTCAAAAGCAAACTCTATTCTTGTCTTCAAATTTCAAGGCAACTCTTTCACAAACAGGAAATCTAAATAGCCTTACACCACCATGGGTAGAGAGATACACATGAAGACGAGGTTTTCTTGGAAGCATACTTCAAATATTGTACAAAGctacaataatattaaatttcctaaAATATAGTAGTATAAAACTTACAGTAATCATTTTTCCTTTAAACACAGAGTTCATTctttataaatttatattattcacaaaattctactcataatacccACTGTACttacacataatcaactcatatacagtatgtagaataaCATCGAGTAAACTATACAATggctataagatttaaattacaTTACTTCTTATCCAAATTTGGTACCCATCATGCATAACGagctgctgtgtcttaaccagaacCAATTTTTCACCCCGTTTCAGAGTCCTGAAGGGCTTTTACAGCTAGCGTACAGGTCCCAGAGCCCTTAAAAAGTCACTGTATTTCACTCCTGTGGGCAGTCCCCTACTGAAGCTGTTCAATCTCGATAGACtaaggaatggaattaatttactaacaaaaattatttatatacaATAACATGCAGAGGTCGGATGACCTCaaatgtttcatttcatttcttagttgcagattattcctttcttgaatatctgcacagattttggaGAACAATCAAACACTTAACCTGGTCAACTGTACCACACATTCAAACACTTCCTAATcaatgaaaatttacctcaatcaCTTGTGCTGAAACACCATGTAGTTTTATACTCTTGGAGAGCCATGCTGACATAATTAATTTCCAACTGAAGAATCTCGTGGATATCACCCCCTCATCTACTCTTCTGTGTAGGATCCATATAATTCTTTAAGACTAGTTCTCTTTCTTCACTTACTTAATTCTTCCCACTCAGTTTAATTCAATTTTCTCATACAtcactttttctcctgaaatccactGTCACAAATCTCGCTGCTTTTCCCTGCACaccatctatttattttattaggtattcctagTTAGAACAGAAAACACTGTTTGCATATCttaataatggacaaaccatattTATGTAACTTCAGCTGCAGGTCCATTTCATTCAACTTCAAGCAAGATTAGatctccccaattattaccatcatcatcattattattattgcttttatgaGTAAAATCTGTTAGTTTCTCGAACATTTCCATGTCTCTTTTCTCTCCTCCAGGCCTATATATTCCAATAATTCGCAACTCCATCATATTACCTCAAAACTACTTTTCTCCTTAATATTTCATCACTTCATTAGTAAAACATTCATGTAAGTAATAAGTTTCTTTTGCCAGAATAAACATCCCCTCTAATATCTTATATCCTCAGTCACTGTGATAGAGAGTATAAActtctgaaaataaatattttatcacCCCTTCACTCAACAACGATCTATGATTCCACTCCTGTCACATGAATCTCATCAGATTCCACCAACATACTGAATTTTGATGGCTTATTTACTATGCTTTGACAGTTTACAAACAGCAAAATCAGAAGGCCTCCCTCCCTAAAGACTGACTGTGGCAATTGGGTAATTCAAAGTTTCTTACTTTTCTGGTTTGCTTCTTCAGTTTCACAACTCTGTCCTTCTGTATTTCTTTCAGTGCCTTCAATTAGCTTGTAAGAGTATGGAAGTGCAGTCATATTCTGTGGTATGGTAAACTCTTTAATACTGGGATATAGTACCTTAACCAAGCCCTACTGCAGATATAGATACGCATGGCATGCCTTCATATTATTAAAGTGCTTACAGATACTAATAATTTGTTTTTGAGTTTTGCTAATTTCCTTATTCACACAACACCATTCTGGAAGATCCTGCCTATGGGGAAATTTCAtatctaagaaatttgttgaaTCTAAGAGGGTCAGATTTAATTTCAGATGTTTAATACTTATTGTAAAGAATCACCCTCATCACAGATGCAGTAGCCCTAAGATATACACTACCTTGAATTGCCCGGACATTACATTCCCACTCAATTTTTACAGCAAGTACTCTGCCGTGACTCCCATTATAAATATCCACTAAAGGCCTTACTAGTTTCTTTCCTATAACACTATTTTCACTAGGCCTATTGAGAACTACATCACTATCAATAAAAAATCTCTGCTAGCTAACACGCTCCATATGTCTCCCGAAGCAGATGCCATCGCTTACAGGGAACACTTAATAACACACTGCTTCAAGATACTAGGtcccgtcaatcaatcaatcaatcaatcaatcaatcaatcaatcaatcaatcaatcaatcaatcaatcaatcaatcaccagtgatatgcatttagggcagtcacccttaTAACTTTAGTAATGTTTGACAAATCCCGTGTACAAACCTTTTGGACTGATGTGTAAACTTTGAAATTTGCACCTCTCAGCTTCTTGCCAATGAACTCCTTTATTCTATTTAATGTGGTCTATCTTTCTACATTCACATCATCTTTGTGTGTATTGGAGTGCCGTGTCTGGTCGCTGCTGCGCCCCAGGACCCAGCACTGTAAATTCTGGTGGCTGTTCCTCTCTACTGTCTCAGCGAATCAATACACAGCTTGTATGCCACCTGGGGTACGCTATGTAGCTGGCGTGGGGAAGCCGCTGATTCTGAGTTGAACTACCATGGAGTGTAGACGTAGTGCGTGGCCTCGCAGCAGGTTGGCTTGGGCCCGAGACATGGAAGCTGGCTAGATCTACTGTTTCACATGGGCATGTTAGCCCATCCCACTTGTGAACTTGTCCTTGTGTCTCTGAATTCTTACTATTGGTGAAGTATTTTGATTCTCATCTTATTTCATTGAGTCGAAAGTACTGTACCTCATAACCATGTGGCTTCGCTGGTAAACCAAAGTGGCTGTAAGTGTATCCATTCCTCTTTTAATTTGTTGAGAATTTATTTCAAACTCTGATCCAATTTCTAGTGGTGTGtttttaaagaaggaaagaaaggttaCTTCACCGTGAAAGAACGAGGAATGACGCCATGACTTTGAATCTATCATTGATATCCGTCTTGGTATATATAACTGTCTCCCACTGGCTTGATGACCATTCCATTAAAAAATTCTGATTTAATTCAATGAAATAAGGAAAATGCACAGTTTCGACAATTCTTCAAATTTTAtacttaaatattattattactgatatgtAAACCCAAGGTAAAAGCTTAGTTTGTGAACCAAGGAGGTTCATGCAAGGTTTCCTAATCTTGTCTGATCCTTATCCAACTTAATTTATTCACGTAGAATTTTAAATTTGTTTCCTCTGTAATTCTTTTCTGTTTATTTATGCCCATTATATTGTGCTGGATCTGTTTGAATTTTGTTTTTTTGGacatagtgttgttgttgttgttgttgttgtggtttcCCTAGCAATGTGTTGTTTGCTGGGATGTTGTGTAATAGGGTGATTGCCTTGGCCAAGGCATTCAATGTATATCTACAAGATGGTGAATTTTGGATTGAGTTACAATGACACTGTGTGTATTAAAATATACTCCTCTCACCGTctattaactcattgggcccgagccacggaaccgttccgtgcttcgtctcggtggacgaaatgccggaccacggaactgttccattgtctcattttactacgtaattcaacttttcctcaagagaaggcagaattaattaaatttgtgatttgtgtagggactctttctttgcaatgctatatgctctttgctaatatatatcgatagtgtgcttggtaatattagtttgaagtgggctatctctagctttgagattcgcttgtaaacaagatggctgccagtatagaactgatatttactgATATATAACCCcatttaggaagtaatgatgattaggaatgtaattttttcagtgaaattagtagtaatattagtaataGTGTGAGCAacactcctgaagaacaaatagatgtggaaatcgaagatgAAGTACAaagagaagactgtgttacagctcagcaggcagaCTGAGCACGGTCCCATGAtgctaataaaatgaaatgttttactgtattccttgttccgcagtttgtggtatgaaagccttttgttttcatgtatatttaaatttttaattgtcttgtaagtaagaaatttctcatgatatgaagcgacactatatttccgcCAAAATAATCCCagtgccaatgcagtttcaatccaacaaatatgcagggctcaatgggttaatctTCTGTGTTGGTAATTTTGGGTGTTACTGATTTCTTATTGTCTGCTGATTAATTTAGCATCGTTGTGTTGACCCCTTGGTGGGTAATCAGTAAACTTAATCATTTAAAGGTTTTAATGAACTCGATGGAATATTACTCCTGTAAGATGAACAGTCTTGTAATGATTTCAAATTAGGAGTAGGGATTTTCAAAcatacaatctgtgacaataaagttcggtgaatgaagtcaaaacggtcgatccggcaatacTAGCGACacacaaagctgcaggttttgaccacctgctcccaatgttgttcagttgagcatcgtgcaTGTGCcgcgtaagacctgtttgacacaatgcgtgtttagtgcattggtcCTGAACTGCGAACagaagtaagaatgaacaaaagatcaatgtacaattttgttttaagcttggcaagacaccgaaagatatgcatgcaatgctggtacatgtttatgaagatcaagcactgtccttgaagtgtgtgtatgagaggttcgcccgttttcgagagGACCGGGAAAGTTGTTTCTGAAAACCCCCGTTGTGGAAGACCGGTGGCCGCTGTCAttgatgaaaacattgagaaggtgaagacattaatcatgaacgatcggctATTAACTGTGctcatgatagcggatgaactgcagattaatcgGAATTTGTGCAACAAATCATTACCCAGAacttagggaagaggaaaacgtgttcacttgactgatgatcagaagcaggcacgtttagaggcttcacaggattttgtcgaaacagcgAATGTGACACCAAATTtgttgaactgtattgtcactgaggatgaaacctggtgtcccATGTACACTCTCAAACGAAATGGCAAAGTatggaatggcattctccgggataccctcgtcggaaaaaggtcagagccacaaggtcacgcatcaaaacgatgctcatcatcAAACTCAAATTGAAAGGAAAGAgtttgacaatattcctgacatccaacaaaacatgacgaggcttttgaacaccatcccaaaggaagccttcctgcaaagtttccaggaaatttatcgctgatctcagcagtacattgttatgggaggggactatttcgaaggatagtaaggtcactgtcgtgcattgttcatctatgttgatagtacaggactattcactgaaatttactgtcacaggttgtatttcaaTCTAGGCAACCGGTTGTATTTTACGAGCTTTGATAATTTTCTTTGAAACTTGGAAAGAGCTTATCTTAAGTTTCAATTTGAGGGGaacctattttcttttcttttgttcttGTTATCATAATTAAGATTTGATGTAAGAATTAAAGTTATCTTGTGTTACCTAAATGGTGTTGGGTCTCATTTCTTTGAATTGATTCAATACTGTCACTGTTTTGGTTTATTCTCTAAGGCCTTTGATCCCTTGCGTGCTTTTCCATGGTGATTTATTTTTCACCTCTGTTATGTGGTGTTATATTTGTTATCTGTgttttaaccttattttcttgtgTATCTCTGAATTGCTAGCTTTAACATCTTTCTGGGGCTAGTACACTATGAACCTTCCTTGGTTGTAGGTTCCTTACAGGTCAGTAAGGTTAATGCTGACCATTTGTGGGGTTATGAGTTTACCCTGTGGGTGGTGCACACTggtgcctagccttttcttaaaagattgcaaaagTTTGGAGTCAACAAAAAAATAATGTAAACAATAATTTGAACTTACTGTAAATTTGATAGGCTGATAAACTGTTGATACCAATCCACATCACTGGTGGATCAATTTAATCACAGTGTTGAAAACTCTAGAATTATCAACATAAACAACTGAATGTTGGTTGAGTAACCAAACTTCATAACACACACATTCTTGATGATAGCTGGAGTTTCCGAACACCAGGAATCACTAAAAAATTGATGCTAGAATCATCTTGTCCGAGAAAATAAAACATTTAGGACAACATATAGTTAGGTGATTTTTAATTAGATGAGAGCATAGTTGCGAAAAGAAGCAGTTTGAATTAACGGATAGTCCATgcccctggtacaataataatgttatttgctttatgtcccaaaaatactattacagttttcagagatgtgGAGGTACCAGAATTTATTTCTGCATGACTTCTTTTACATGtgagtaaatctaccaatatgagactgatgtatttgagcacattgaaaTATCACCAAACTCAGCCTGGatagagcctgccaagttggggttagaagactagcgcttcaactgtctgagccactcagtaggCCCCAAGGAATTAAAATCAAAGGAATTTACTTCAAGCTTCGTGTCACCCACTGAAATATATGACTTCAACCAATTCAATTGCCTGAAAAAAGTTGTGTCAAAGTACTCCTGCATGACAGAGAAATGTGAGTGTCGCACAATCATGAAGGAACAAGACACCTCTTAGTATGTGCAGAGAAACATCATTGAGAACCTCAGGCATCATTTCAATTATGAACTGCAAGTACTGTTGGCCTGTCAAATACAGTGGGAGTATGAATGGCCAATGATTCTATCCCTGCTGTCTGCTGAGAAACTATGCTGAACATGACTGAACAACACGATGAGGATTTTCATCACTGCAGATATCAGTGTTAAGAAAATTATGAAATCCATAATGTGTAAAAGATGATTCATCAGCAGGAATAATCCTCGGGAGAAAATCCATTTGTCCTTTCAAGAAACATTGATAAAACCAATCAATATCATTGAAAGAAGATATTTGCAAAGTGTCACTAATAAAAAGaagtagtaaatgaaatggcgtatggcttttagtgccgggagtgtctgaggacatgtttgggtcgccaggtgcaggtcgtttgatttgatgcccgaaggcgacctgcatgtcatgatgaggatgaaatgatgatgtggacgacatatacacccagcccctgaaattaaccaatgaaggcaaaaattcccaaccctgccaagaatcgaacccgggacgcctgtgaccaaaggccatcatgctaaccatttaatcatggagctGGACAAAAGAAGTGGTTCAACGGAAGAATGCAGAGATGTACAGAGATGTGAAAGAGACAAAATCACATGTCTAAATCACGGCAGGTTGATTCACTGGACTGGACAAGTAGCAAAACACTTATTGCAATATGGAGAACAGATCTGTGATGGTAATATTAATAACCTTTTTACTGACTCAGGTACCAATTGGTGACATCTACGCGGCCTCCTAATCACTAGATACTTTTTGTAGAGTTACTtcaattttgtggaattttctaTCACGCCACGATCAAACCAGTAAGTTAGTACCATGAGTTAAGTACAGGTGATAGAATTCAAGAATGATGTAGATTGACCTGTGCTGGCTTTGAAACCTCGATACTGGGTTCTCTATGTCTTCACTCACCCACATGTCTGAAGATGGAGCTACTGAACACATAAATAGCAAATTCAACATTGTTGAGGGTTAGGGGTGTAAAATCGAATGAAGCTTAAatgtacttacttgtcttcttctttgagaCAGGCAACCAGCTGACCAACTATAGGTTCATCTGTGCTTATTTCATGCTTAATATCAGTagaaggctgtaaggaacaaatatgcaaagcaaagtaagaaatgtagaggaAGCAGATAACCAGATCAAAAGTTTAAAAAGTAAACATGACCTAGCTGACAATATAAATTTCATAGCTGCACAAGAAAACATCAACatattctcccaatgtaaaaatgaaatgaacaacatGTGTCATGTCGTAATTATATGAAGAACAGGAGGcagaaaaggaactcataataggATAAAGAGGACAGTTCTGGAAGAGGGAGTAATAGAAGAAGACAAACTAGAAGTACAAGTGTAATCCCCACATCACTCCTTCTCACAACATCCTCTCATTCTATTCATCCTATttagtcttcttaaatgacttgttACTTGTTTGTGCAttgtgttcccacagatgactgATTGTCAGACATACATTGAATCTCAGTCTCTTGCCTACCATGTCCAAGTTTGGTTAACAAATTGTCAGTTGTCGGACTAAATACTGTAGAGCCATATAATATATTTCATTACCCAGAAAAAAGAGAATCTAAACTTTTAAGATGTGGATACGATGGTAAACGTAATTAATCTTGTGTGTTTTATtataagttgatttacgtcgcactaataGGGATAGGTCTTAGggagacaatgggatgggaaaggactaggagtggaatgAAACAGGTGTGGCGTTAATTAAGGGccagccccagaatttgactggtgtaaaaaagctaaaccacagagaaccatcctcatggctaccggcagtggggttcaaacacactgaTATTGTGGTTgaaacataataaaaaataaaaaaaagaagtcCTCCACACAAAGAACAGTTGACCTGAGTTCattaagacaattaaaatgaagagGCTGGAATATATCagtcacattatgaggactcccGAAAGGAACAGTCTGCTACAAATAATATTTCGAGGAAGAAGTTTAGATAAAAGAGGACCTGGCAATGGGTTGGATCTCTTCGACACgtgacaaaaggaagatagccatgcttgTAGCCTACTGTAAATACAGTTAAGGTAAGGAAGCAGTAGCAGTGATTAAACCAGCTGCCATATGCCATGCAGTCGTTGAACGACATTATCTGCTATATACTACTCAGCATTAAATTTGGACTACATGAAGAAAATTAAGAGAGATCATCAAAAAATTAGATTACTTAAAATTTGTTCACCTGTGTTTGTCCTGGCTCTGCCAACTCTGATTTGGTTTCTTCCTTCAAATGAATCTCATCTAATGTCAGTTCATAATTGTCCTGTGGAAATTTAATATTTTAGGCACATTCTTCAGACAcatttattttcatatgattgtgCTTAACAATTCATTATTACCTAGTGAATGAGTCAGCTTCAAATGCTCATTGTTTTTCAGAAAATTTCCATGTCAAGTATCGTTAAAATCATGACAACAAAGAGACCTTCAGGAGTGGAAATTGTCCTGTTTGAATGCTCAGGGATATTTTTGATGTAAGGAAAAATTATAGAACATAAAACCTTCTAGAGTAAAGTTATTTGTGTGCAATTTTTTCTTTCCTGTGTGTTGTACAGCGGTCATTATGGAAACTGAAATAGACATTGAGAACTTAATAACTGTAATGTCAGAAATACCAGTGGTCTTGTGTTTGAGAAAATGTGATATCATTTAGACCCATTATTGAGAGAATATCCTCAAAATTATACCCATCTTCTTCTCTAATGAAATGTGAAGGACACAGCATACATGAACTATTTTTGTATTTTCACAGGTATAAACAAAGACTatgatggtccatatttattaccACACTGAAAGGAGTGTTGAAAATGATCAGCTAGAAAGTGCAGGCAGTTTTTCACCACTTGACCTGTTATGTAACAGTCAGTGGAAGCAGTTGCACCCACTCATA is a window of Anabrus simplex isolate iqAnaSimp1 chromosome 13, ASM4041472v1, whole genome shotgun sequence DNA encoding:
- the LOC136884895 gene encoding gastrula zinc finger protein XlCGF57.1-like; protein product: MDQKIEIKEEPVWLEGAASTSFNNYVLTSDEMHLKEETKPELLEPGQIQDNYELTLDEIHLKEETKSELAEPGQTQPSTDIKHEISTDEPIVGQLVACLKEEDKVPVDTVYDSNCRILEKGSDLLCELPTHNEHDMLMLPRPRERRNHPIRELLLCCNECGRKFSIKSHLRKHLLTHTDEPTHVCIVCAKKFPDKGQLNRHLLIHTGARPYFCRECGERFRVNDTLKAHMLTHSGVRLYFCKDCGKRFRKKDTLKDHLLIHSGELPFRCNDCGKRFRHRSNFLAHVTDTGDRPHVCRECGKRFPLKGTLKEHLITHTELRPYGCTHCGKTFCRKYNLRMHMVIHSEVRPHSCKECGKGFRHGTTLIRHLETHSTQSPHGCNECGKMFRVKGTLAKHLRTHYAIRLN